The genomic stretch ATTATAAAGCCGCAAAAAGGCCACTCCATTATATATCACAAAATAAAAGGTCTGACAGGTATCTCCCTAACTAGTTAGCATCAATTGAATTCATCATACCACAAAAAAGCTGCCAAGCTCTACCACAATACTCCAATTCAGGAACCAATAATACAACAACCTCATGGTACTAGTACTAATAATTTCTGctaaatttagtacacaaaTTTGATTGAACCACACAAGTACTACTTAGTACACATGACAATTGCCACCTCATTAACTGGAATATGTTTTTCCTCATTAACTATTATCCTTTCAACTAAAAACCTAGTACTACACTTAAGCACAATCATGGGAAAACATCAAACTAAGAAccaattattatattttttttccctaatttttcttcttttttttttttttggaactttCCTAGGGGACTTCAACTTGAGCTTAAATTACAAACTAAacatattttgcttctttttccttcttccccTTAAATGTCCCCAAAACAAACATGAAAATATAGTATAGTAATTAATAGTAGTACTGCTTAGTATAATCATAATACCATATCCCTAAGAGCACCAACTTCCACGAGCTTAGGCACAAGATGACCGCTTAAGTGAAGTGCCACCAGGCTTTCCCAACCACCAATACGTGTTCCGCCAATGAACAACGCCGGCGCACCACCACTaccaccaccgccaccaccaTCTCCGCCCTCTTCACCATCCTGTCCGGCGGGAAGTGCGTCGATCTCTTCCTCGTCTAATTCTATGACGGTAGGGTGGACCCCGATGGCAGCTAGCAAACGTCTCATAACGTGGCACATGCAACAAGAAGAGCGGCTAAAGATGATCACCGGGTTTTCCGATATCAGCCGCTGGATTCTCATCTCAGTCGACTCGCTCACGTCTATAGCCAGCGGAGAACCGGTGGATGGCGTCAGCTCTAGCCTTACTCCGCCATCCGACAGCAACCCATATCGCCGGGCACCTTGCATGACCACCAGCAGGGCAGCAACACTAGCATAAATTGAAGTGGCTGAAAGTAAGTAAACTTCTTGGAAGAATGGTTTTTGTTTGTCAACCGGGGAGGTAAAGCCTTAAAAGGAGAGGAGAAAGAGGGTGTgggatacatatatatatatatatatatatatatatattatgctAAATCAAATGAGAGGAGAGAAATGAAGAGAATGATTAAATTATACTACTACGAGTCCTACTAGGTAGATGTAGAAGTAGAATTTTTGCACTAGCTGTTGTGACGTCATATAAAGTAACATAATGCGTAAGTTACTTTATGCTGCTATTTTGTGTATTTAGAGAAGTCAATAGTTGTTGTTGTATAGTACTTTGGTCCTTGTGTGGAAATGTTAGAACATGGAAGTCACACGCGCGAGGGGCAAAGAATGTGGTGCTACGTACTTGCACCTTAGGACAAAGGAGGAAAAGACATCAAATTCGTTCATGACGTGTTCCTTCTTGGCCTCTACTCAGACATCAGGAGCTACAAGTTTTCATTTTAGTACAAATGTCTCCTTCTTGGAGAAATACTTCATTCTTAATTAAAGTTTGCCTCCCTAACTTGCTTGCTCCTTTGTGACACTTTACTCctctaaattttaaatatatacacTTTTTTTTCTTATAGTGATCAGTCAAACACTTTTTTAATAtatacactttttttttcttatataaCTAGTGCTCATTTTATAATACCTACGTCCTATTattcatattatttttcactttttaaatgTCCTAATTAACATAAGAGACGTATTTAAAAGTCAatatgtaacagccccactttcccctaaggcgaaccaaaggggtgagcggactgcctgcccagctctcgccaggactcacgatgcagact from Coffea eugenioides isolate CCC68of chromosome 8, Ceug_1.0, whole genome shotgun sequence encodes the following:
- the LOC113779803 gene encoding glutaredoxin-C6-like, whose amino-acid sequence is MQGARRYGLLSDGGVRLELTPSTGSPLAIDVSESTEMRIQRLISENPVIIFSRSSCCMCHVMRRLLAAIGVHPTVIELDEEEIDALPAGQDGEEGGDGGGGGGSGGAPALFIGGTRIGGWESLVALHLSGHLVPKLVEVGALRDMVL